A stretch of Microbulbifer sp. SAOS-129_SWC DNA encodes these proteins:
- the sulP gene encoding sulfate permease encodes MRLSKFIPDWVTGYRRQWLAGDAIAALVATMMLVPQALAYAALAGLPPHIGLYASLLPLLGYALFGSSPVLSVGPVAVLALMTASALAPIAAPGSAEYLAGAILLAALSGIFLLVMGMLRLGALSNLLSHPVIHGFVSGAAVLIMVGQLSPLLGIDSDGHTALQLFISTVEHLPATAVQTAAVGIGAVLVLLAAKFALAPVLHKLGVGEHTANLLARLAPMLVVLLAIALTHVFHWNKQLAVVGAIPPGLPPLQLPPLDWHLAYRLLLPSLIIALLGFVESLSIAHAIALRRGQRLNADAELRGLGAANLLSAFSGGFAVTGSFARTAINDEGGAMSPFSGVITAGLMALVLLFVTGLFSELPRTVLAATIIVASAGLVDLRGFLHNWRYDRTDGLAMAGTFLGVLLFGVEAGIGLGVGLSFATLIWRSSRPHIAVVGRVPGTEHFRNVLRHTVETQPKILFLRIDESLFFSNISAVEERLLSELKRHPQVRDLVMILSSVSRIDGTALERLQQVNRDLHERNIRLHLSEVKGPVLDRLGRSRLLEELTGRVFLSSYIAELALRHGDSGDTANTGDESPATGSA; translated from the coding sequence ATGCGATTGAGCAAATTCATTCCCGACTGGGTGACAGGCTACCGGCGCCAGTGGCTGGCGGGGGATGCGATTGCCGCGCTGGTGGCCACAATGATGCTGGTGCCGCAGGCGCTGGCCTACGCCGCCCTGGCGGGACTGCCGCCACATATCGGCCTCTACGCCAGCCTGCTACCACTGCTCGGCTACGCACTGTTCGGTTCCAGCCCGGTGCTGTCAGTAGGGCCGGTGGCGGTGCTGGCGCTGATGACCGCATCAGCCCTGGCGCCGATCGCAGCGCCCGGCAGCGCCGAATATCTCGCCGGGGCCATCCTGCTCGCTGCACTGAGTGGCATCTTTCTGCTGGTGATGGGCATGCTGCGCCTCGGCGCCCTGTCCAACCTGTTGAGCCACCCGGTGATCCACGGCTTCGTGTCCGGCGCGGCGGTGCTGATCATGGTCGGCCAGCTCAGCCCGCTGCTGGGCATCGACAGCGACGGCCACACGGCGTTACAGCTGTTTATCAGCACCGTCGAACACCTGCCCGCCACCGCAGTGCAGACCGCTGCGGTCGGTATTGGCGCGGTATTGGTTTTACTGGCGGCAAAATTTGCTCTGGCGCCAGTGTTACACAAACTCGGCGTCGGCGAACACACCGCCAATCTGCTAGCGCGGCTGGCACCAATGCTGGTGGTACTGCTGGCCATCGCACTCACGCACGTCTTTCACTGGAATAAACAACTGGCCGTGGTGGGCGCCATTCCCCCGGGGCTGCCACCACTGCAACTGCCACCATTGGACTGGCACCTGGCCTACCGGCTGCTGCTGCCGTCGCTGATCATTGCCCTGCTGGGGTTTGTCGAGAGTCTGTCGATCGCGCACGCCATCGCCCTGCGCCGCGGCCAACGCCTGAATGCCGATGCGGAACTGCGCGGCCTCGGTGCCGCCAACCTGTTGAGCGCCTTTTCCGGCGGTTTTGCCGTGACCGGCAGCTTTGCGCGCACGGCGATCAACGACGAGGGCGGTGCTATGTCGCCGTTCAGCGGCGTGATTACCGCGGGCCTGATGGCGCTGGTACTGCTGTTCGTTACCGGCCTGTTCAGCGAGCTGCCGCGAACGGTGCTGGCGGCGACGATCATCGTCGCGTCCGCCGGACTGGTGGATCTGCGCGGTTTCCTGCACAACTGGCGCTACGACCGCACCGACGGCCTGGCGATGGCCGGCACTTTTCTCGGGGTACTGCTGTTCGGGGTGGAGGCCGGTATCGGCCTGGGGGTGGGACTGTCTTTCGCCACACTGATCTGGCGCAGCAGCCGGCCGCATATCGCCGTGGTCGGACGCGTGCCCGGCACCGAACACTTCCGCAACGTGCTGCGCCACACCGTGGAGACACAGCCGAAAATCCTCTTCCTGCGCATCGACGAAAGCCTGTTCTTCAGCAATATCAGCGCGGTGGAAGAGCGCCTGCTGAGCGAGCTGAAACGCCACCCGCAGGTGCGCGACCTGGTGATGATCCTGTCTTCGGTGAGCCGCATCGATGGCACGGCGCTGGAGCGGCTGCAGCAGGTCAACCGCGACCTGCACGAGCGCAACATCCGCCTGCACCTGTCGGAGGTGAAGGGACCGGTACTGGACCGGCTGGGGCGCTCGCGGCTGCTGGAAGAACTGACCGGGCGGGTTTTCCTGTCGTCGTATATCGCCGAACTGGCACTGCGCCATGGCGATAGCGGCGACACCGCGAACACGGGGGACGAAAGCCCGGCCACCGGGAG
- a CDS encoding YeeE/YedE family protein: MKKTTITALISGLLFGFGLLLSGMANPEKVLGFLDLFGNWDPSLALVMAGAIAVGLPVFFIAGRRGRSLLGEQMQIPTSRDIDRPLVLGALLFGIGWGLAGFCPGPAVVASGAGEPKALVFTAAMLVGMLLFSVVDRRTDG, encoded by the coding sequence ATGAAAAAAACCACGATTACCGCCCTGATCTCCGGCCTGCTGTTCGGTTTCGGTCTGCTGCTGTCCGGTATGGCCAACCCGGAGAAAGTGCTGGGCTTCCTCGACCTGTTCGGCAACTGGGATCCCTCCCTGGCCCTCGTAATGGCCGGCGCCATCGCCGTGGGCCTGCCGGTATTCTTTATTGCCGGTCGCCGCGGCCGCAGCCTGCTGGGCGAACAGATGCAGATTCCCACGAGCCGCGATATCGACCGCCCGCTGGTGCTCGGCGCCCTGCTGTTCGGTATCGGCTGGGGCCTGGCCGGCTTCTGCCCGGGGCCGGCCGTGGTAGCCAGCGGCGCCGGTGAACCCAAGGCGCTGGTGTTTACCGCAGCGATGCTGGTGGGCATGTTGTTGTTCTCGGTTGTCGACCGGCGTACCGACGGCTGA
- a CDS encoding YeeE/YedE family protein, which produces MTIDWTAFTPYSALAGGALIGLATAVLLLLNGRIAGISGILGGLLTRTPGETGWRLAFTVGLVAAPVLWLLFHNLPPIHIEAGYPLLIAAGLLVGIGTRYGSGCTSGHGVCGLSRLSPRSLVATLLFMGAGFVTVFVVRHLLGV; this is translated from the coding sequence ATGACCATCGACTGGACTGCATTCACCCCCTATTCCGCCCTCGCCGGCGGGGCCCTGATCGGCCTGGCGACCGCGGTGTTGCTGTTGCTGAACGGCCGCATCGCCGGTATCTCCGGAATTCTCGGTGGCCTGCTGACCCGCACGCCGGGCGAAACCGGTTGGCGTCTCGCCTTCACGGTCGGCCTGGTGGCCGCGCCGGTGCTGTGGCTGCTGTTTCACAACCTGCCGCCGATCCATATCGAGGCCGGCTACCCCCTGCTGATTGCCGCCGGCCTGCTGGTAGGCATCGGCACCCGTTACGGCTCCGGCTGCACCAGCGGCCACGGCGTCTGCGGCCTGTCGCGTCTGTCGCCGCGCTCGCTGGTGGCCACGCTGCTGTTTATGGGCGCGGGCTTTGTCACCGTCTTTGTCGTCCGCCATCTGCTGGGAGTCTGA
- a CDS encoding metalloregulator ArsR/SmtB family transcription factor, translating into MTDTTEISLERMRASAGEAALMLRSLGNPDRLMLLCQLSQEELCVGEIETRLDIRQPSLSQQLGVLRREGLVTTRRDGKNIYYRVADQRVLALLQTLYQLYCAE; encoded by the coding sequence ATGACCGACACCACCGAAATCAGCCTTGAGCGGATGCGCGCATCCGCCGGGGAAGCGGCATTGATGCTGCGCTCCCTGGGCAATCCTGACCGGCTGATGCTGCTGTGCCAGCTGAGCCAGGAGGAGCTGTGTGTCGGCGAGATCGAGACGCGACTGGATATTCGCCAGCCGAGCCTGTCCCAGCAGCTGGGTGTGCTGCGCCGCGAGGGCCTGGTCACCACTCGCCGCGACGGCAAGAACATTTACTATCGGGTGGCCGACCAGCGCGTCCTGGCCCTGCTACAAACTCTTTATCAACTGTACTGTGCGGAGTAA
- a CDS encoding MBL fold metallo-hydrolase, with the protein MSANKPVAQVQSFLDQDTETWSYVVYDRSGGTAAVIDAVLNYDAASGHTSTEGAEAIIAFLRAENLSVEWILETHAHADHLSAAPFIRDQVGGKIAIGDHIRQVQDIFHEVFNLEKEFLVDGSQFDHLFHDGDTVNIGELEARVIYSPGHTPADMAWLIGDALFVGDTLFMPDVGSARCDFPGGDASTLYRSAQKLLQLPQDTRMFMCHDYPPNGEREHRCETSVGEQKRNNIHLHDGVSEAEFVAMREKRDATLGMPRLIIPSIQVNIRAGQMPPAEDNGTVYLKVPINKL; encoded by the coding sequence ATGTCAGCCAACAAGCCTGTTGCCCAGGTGCAGTCGTTCCTGGACCAGGATACCGAGACCTGGAGTTACGTGGTGTACGACCGCAGCGGCGGCACTGCCGCAGTGATCGACGCCGTACTCAATTACGATGCCGCCTCCGGTCACACCAGCACCGAGGGCGCCGAGGCCATCATCGCTTTCCTGCGCGCGGAGAACCTGAGCGTAGAGTGGATTCTCGAGACCCACGCCCACGCCGACCACCTGTCGGCGGCGCCGTTTATCCGCGATCAGGTCGGTGGCAAGATTGCCATCGGTGATCATATCCGCCAGGTGCAGGACATCTTCCACGAAGTGTTCAACCTGGAGAAGGAGTTCCTGGTGGACGGCAGTCAGTTCGATCACCTGTTTCACGATGGTGACACCGTCAACATTGGCGAGCTGGAAGCGCGCGTGATCTATTCCCCCGGCCACACGCCGGCGGATATGGCCTGGCTGATCGGCGATGCGCTGTTTGTCGGCGATACGCTGTTTATGCCCGATGTGGGCAGTGCCCGCTGCGACTTCCCCGGCGGCGATGCGTCGACCCTGTACCGTTCGGCGCAAAAGCTGTTGCAGCTGCCGCAAGACACGCGCATGTTCATGTGTCACGACTACCCGCCCAACGGCGAGCGCGAGCACCGTTGCGAGACCAGCGTCGGTGAACAGAAGCGCAACAATATCCACCTGCACGACGGCGTCAGCGAGGCGGAATTCGTGGCCATGCGTGAAAAGCGCGACGCGACCCTGGGTATGCCGCGGCTGATTATTCCGTCGATCCAGGTCAATATCCGCGCCGGACAGATGCCGCCGGCGGAAGACAACGGCACCGTTTACCTGAAAGTGCCGATCAACAAATTGTAA
- a CDS encoding TIGR01244 family sulfur transferase, whose translation MNRKQLDEQVSVSEQFSCDQMALLADAGVEVVVCNRPEGETEDQPSHAEMRAAAAEHGLEFVAIPFPPGQMTAAHCREFAELLAQGKKLHAFCRTGNRACNVWAAARVQADADKQALLASARDAGFDISGVLVAFDPE comes from the coding sequence ATGAACCGCAAACAACTGGATGAACAGGTCAGCGTGTCGGAACAGTTCAGCTGTGACCAGATGGCGCTGCTCGCCGATGCCGGCGTGGAAGTGGTGGTGTGCAATCGCCCGGAAGGCGAGACCGAAGATCAGCCCTCCCATGCCGAGATGCGCGCCGCTGCCGCTGAACACGGATTGGAATTTGTCGCCATCCCGTTTCCCCCCGGACAGATGACCGCGGCGCACTGCCGCGAATTCGCCGAGCTGCTGGCACAGGGCAAGAAGCTGCACGCGTTTTGCCGCACCGGCAATCGCGCCTGCAATGTATGGGCCGCGGCCCGGGTGCAGGCCGATGCGGACAAGCAAGCCCTGCTGGCCAGTGCCCGCGATGCGGGATTTGATATCAGCGGTGTGCTGGTCGCCTTCGATCCGGAGTGA
- the sulP gene encoding sulfate permease, whose product MNLHPRILAGMQRLRDYRRQSLSRDLLAAAIVTVLLIPQALAYALLAGLPAQVGLYASVVPVIAYAIFGSSRTLAVGPVAVSSLMTASALGAVAAQGSGDYLAAAMVLALLSGLFLLLLGVLRLGFLANFLSHPVIAGFITASGLLIALSQLKYLLGVNAGGRDLPQMLSALAAAIPGVNGYALATGAAVIAFLFWSRKHAAVLLRRLSVPATLAGLLAKAAPVVAVVASIAAAKYFDFEGRQVPLVGAIPAGLPGLQWPHFSWALVQALAVPAVMISVIGYVSSISVSKTLAAKRRQKIDVNRELIGLGAANIGAGLSGAFPVTGGFARSVVNFDAGAQTQMAGVFTAAGIALASIYLTPLLYFLPKATLAATIVVAVLTLVDFSILQKTWRFSRSDFVAVAVTIAVTLLFGVEAGVTCGVGASIALFLYRTSRPHIAEVGLVEGTEHFRNIKRHKVITDPQILTIRVDESLMFSNAGYLEDRIYADLAANRQVKHVILMCSAINEIDWSALEVLEAINERLAEQGMQLHLSEVKGPVMDRLQSTGFLSQLSGRVYLTQYQAFSQVRQELPDPANGAVATCDQTPA is encoded by the coding sequence ATGAACCTACACCCCCGGATTCTCGCCGGTATGCAACGCTTGCGCGATTACCGGCGCCAATCGCTGAGCCGCGACCTGCTGGCGGCCGCCATCGTCACCGTGCTGCTGATTCCCCAGGCGCTGGCCTACGCGCTGCTGGCGGGCCTGCCGGCACAGGTGGGGCTCTATGCCAGTGTGGTACCGGTTATCGCCTACGCGATTTTCGGTAGCAGCCGCACGCTGGCAGTGGGGCCGGTGGCGGTGTCATCGCTGATGACCGCGTCGGCGCTGGGGGCGGTAGCGGCGCAGGGCAGCGGTGACTACCTGGCGGCGGCGATGGTGCTGGCGCTGCTGTCGGGCCTGTTCCTGCTGCTGTTGGGGGTGTTGCGGCTGGGTTTCCTGGCCAATTTTCTCTCGCACCCGGTGATCGCCGGCTTTATTACCGCGTCCGGGCTGTTGATCGCGTTGAGTCAGCTCAAGTATCTGCTCGGCGTCAATGCCGGCGGCCGCGACCTGCCACAGATGCTCTCCGCACTCGCGGCGGCTATTCCCGGCGTCAATGGTTATGCGCTCGCCACCGGCGCCGCGGTGATCGCTTTCCTGTTCTGGTCGCGCAAACACGCCGCGGTGTTGCTGCGGCGACTGTCGGTACCGGCGACGCTGGCGGGATTACTGGCCAAGGCGGCGCCGGTGGTGGCGGTCGTTGCCAGTATCGCCGCGGCGAAGTATTTCGATTTCGAGGGGCGGCAGGTACCGCTGGTGGGCGCGATTCCCGCCGGCCTGCCGGGCCTGCAGTGGCCGCACTTTTCCTGGGCGCTGGTGCAGGCGCTGGCCGTGCCGGCGGTAATGATCTCGGTGATCGGCTATGTGAGTTCCATCTCGGTGAGCAAGACGCTGGCGGCCAAGCGGCGTCAGAAAATCGATGTGAACCGCGAGCTGATCGGCCTCGGCGCGGCGAATATCGGCGCGGGTCTGTCCGGCGCCTTCCCGGTGACCGGTGGCTTCGCCCGCTCGGTGGTCAATTTCGATGCCGGCGCGCAGACGCAGATGGCCGGCGTCTTTACCGCAGCCGGGATTGCGCTGGCGTCAATTTACCTGACGCCACTGCTCTACTTTCTCCCCAAGGCAACGCTGGCGGCCACCATAGTGGTGGCGGTGCTGACGCTGGTGGATTTTTCCATTCTGCAAAAGACCTGGCGTTTTTCCCGCAGTGACTTTGTCGCCGTGGCCGTCACTATCGCGGTGACACTGTTGTTCGGGGTGGAGGCCGGGGTTACCTGCGGCGTCGGCGCCTCCATCGCGCTATTCCTGTATCGCACCTCGCGCCCGCATATCGCTGAAGTGGGGTTGGTGGAGGGCACCGAGCACTTCCGCAACATCAAGCGCCACAAGGTGATTACCGATCCGCAGATACTAACCATCCGCGTTGACGAGAGCCTGATGTTTTCCAATGCCGGTTATCTCGAAGACCGTATTTACGCGGATCTCGCCGCAAATCGGCAGGTGAAACATGTGATTCTGATGTGCAGCGCAATCAACGAAATCGACTGGAGTGCACTGGAAGTACTGGAGGCGATCAACGAACGCCTGGCGGAACAGGGTATGCAGCTACACCTGTCGGAAGTGAAGGGGCCGGTGATGGACCGGCTGCAGAGTACCGGCTTCTTGAGCCAGCTGTCGGGGCGGGTTTACCTGACCCAGTACCAGGCATTTTCGCAGGTCCGGCAGGAGCTGCCGGACCCTGCGAACGGTGCTGTGGCTACTTGTGATCAAACACCAGCGTAG
- a CDS encoding YceI family protein, whose translation MLSRYILPLALVLAAPAALADWQLDNGGSSVDFISVKKSTVGEVHHFKQLSGTITEGGDASVDIDLASVETNIPIRNERLQKLLFETAKFPKASIHTSVDAKKLKAMQAGETFVTDADLTLSLHNSEKTLKTRLRVVKLAGDRLQVSTADPIILHAGDYGLAQGVEKLREIAGLPSISPVVPVVATLVFDHK comes from the coding sequence ATGTTAAGCAGGTATATTCTTCCGTTGGCACTGGTGCTGGCTGCCCCGGCAGCGCTGGCCGACTGGCAGCTGGACAACGGCGGCTCTTCCGTCGACTTTATCTCGGTCAAGAAATCGACCGTCGGCGAAGTGCACCATTTCAAACAACTGTCCGGCACCATCACCGAGGGTGGCGATGCCAGCGTCGATATCGACCTTGCCAGCGTCGAAACCAATATCCCGATTCGCAACGAGCGCCTGCAGAAACTGCTGTTCGAAACGGCCAAGTTCCCCAAGGCGAGTATTCACACCAGTGTCGATGCCAAGAAACTGAAAGCGATGCAAGCGGGCGAAACCTTCGTGACCGACGCAGACCTGACACTGTCACTACACAACAGTGAGAAGACACTGAAAACCCGTCTGCGGGTGGTCAAGCTGGCTGGTGACCGCCTGCAGGTGAGCACTGCGGACCCCATCATTCTGCACGCCGGCGATTACGGCCTGGCGCAGGGCGTGGAAAAACTGCGCGAGATTGCCGGCCTGCCCAGCATCAGCCCGGTGGTACCGGTGGTCGCTACGCTGGTGTTTGATCACAAGTAG
- a CDS encoding WbuC family cupin fold metalloprotein, producing MTKLISNEDLRLLSASAQQADRRRNNLNVHDSVDANVQRLFIATQPDTYIRPHRHSESHKWEFFMVIQGSMSLLLFSDDGTVTDRIEMSASDIRAVEIPPNTWHSYTCNEADTVALEIKEGSYSPTPERDLAEWSPMENTSGSASFLEWMKLAKPGDQLN from the coding sequence ATGACCAAGCTGATTTCTAACGAAGACCTGCGCCTGCTTTCCGCCTCGGCGCAACAGGCAGACCGGCGTCGCAACAACCTTAACGTCCACGATTCTGTGGATGCGAATGTGCAGAGGCTCTTCATCGCCACGCAGCCCGACACCTACATCAGGCCGCACAGGCACAGCGAATCGCACAAGTGGGAGTTTTTCATGGTGATTCAGGGCAGTATGTCCCTGCTGCTTTTTAGCGATGACGGAACCGTTACAGACCGGATTGAAATGTCGGCATCGGATATTCGCGCGGTTGAAATTCCCCCAAACACCTGGCACAGCTATACCTGCAATGAGGCCGACACCGTTGCCCTGGAGATCAAGGAAGGCAGCTATTCCCCAACGCCTGAGCGCGATTTGGCTGAGTGGTCCCCCATGGAAAATACTTCCGGGTCTGCCTCTTTTCTTGAATGGATGAAATTGGCCAAGCCCGGCGATCAACTCAATTGA
- a CDS encoding family 16 glycosylhydrolase — MAIFQLPRHRLLSVCASLLLGAGAACADATVFQAEDYNAFYDTTPGNTGGAYRSDDVDIEATSDTGGGYNVGWVETGEWLAFNGLNIPASGDYTVRLRVASQGGGTLSNDLNGGSIVLGSVNVPDTGGWQNWQTVSYTVHIDAGNYSFGVYATTGNWNLNWIEITANSTGGNIATVYNDCNYGGWSAGLGVGSYNLAALQGLGFVNDQASSIRVSSGYQATLYEHDNFAGSSVTVNGDTGCLNNFNDMASSVVISPAPAGGLVWSDEFDSINTANWTFETGGGGWGNNELQYYTNGQNASIQYDAQAGSNVLVIEARQEGGNSCWYGTCQYTSTRMISSGKREFQYGRIEARMKLPQTQGIWPAFWMLGNNIGSVGWPTSGEVDIMEHVGYEPTLTHGALHGPGYSGNTPITGTNDLGQSVDANYHVYAVEWNSNGISWYVDGNNFYNASRAQVEQYGNWVYDHPFFILFNLAVGGNWPGSPDGSSSFPQRMYVDYVRVYQ, encoded by the coding sequence ATGGCAATCTTTCAACTACCCCGGCACCGGCTGCTTTCAGTCTGCGCCTCACTACTGCTCGGCGCCGGCGCGGCCTGCGCCGATGCCACCGTCTTCCAGGCGGAGGATTACAACGCGTTTTACGATACGACACCGGGCAATACCGGCGGTGCCTATCGCAGCGATGACGTGGATATCGAGGCGACTTCCGACACCGGTGGCGGCTACAACGTGGGCTGGGTCGAGACCGGCGAGTGGCTGGCCTTTAACGGCCTGAATATTCCCGCCTCCGGCGATTACACGGTACGTCTGCGCGTCGCCAGCCAGGGCGGCGGTACCCTGTCCAACGACCTGAACGGCGGCTCCATTGTGCTCGGCAGTGTCAACGTGCCGGACACCGGCGGCTGGCAGAATTGGCAGACGGTGTCTTACACCGTGCATATCGATGCGGGCAATTACAGTTTCGGGGTCTACGCCACCACCGGTAACTGGAACCTGAACTGGATTGAGATAACCGCCAACAGTACCGGGGGCAATATCGCCACCGTCTACAACGACTGCAATTACGGCGGCTGGTCCGCGGGACTGGGCGTGGGCTCCTACAACCTGGCGGCATTGCAGGGCCTGGGTTTTGTCAACGACCAGGCGTCCTCCATCCGAGTCTCCTCCGGTTACCAGGCCACGCTGTACGAGCACGACAATTTCGCCGGCTCCTCGGTAACCGTCAACGGTGACACCGGCTGCCTGAACAATTTCAATGACATGGCGTCATCCGTAGTGATCAGCCCGGCCCCCGCTGGCGGCCTGGTATGGAGCGACGAATTCGATTCCATCAACACCGCCAACTGGACCTTCGAGACCGGCGGCGGTGGCTGGGGCAACAACGAGCTGCAGTACTACACCAATGGCCAGAACGCATCGATTCAGTACGACGCCCAGGCGGGCAGTAATGTGCTGGTGATCGAGGCGCGCCAGGAGGGCGGCAACAGCTGCTGGTACGGCACCTGCCAGTACACTTCGACGCGCATGATCAGTTCCGGCAAGCGGGAGTTCCAGTACGGCCGCATCGAGGCGCGCATGAAACTGCCGCAAACCCAGGGTATCTGGCCGGCGTTCTGGATGCTGGGCAACAATATCGGCAGTGTCGGCTGGCCCACATCCGGCGAGGTCGACATCATGGAACACGTGGGCTACGAGCCGACGCTGACCCACGGCGCCCTGCACGGCCCCGGCTATTCCGGCAATACACCGATCACCGGCACCAACGACCTGGGGCAGAGTGTCGATGCCAACTATCACGTCTACGCGGTGGAGTGGAACAGCAACGGCATCAGCTGGTACGTGGACGGCAACAACTTCTACAACGCCTCCCGCGCCCAGGTGGAGCAGTACGGCAATTGGGTCTACGACCACCCGTTCTTTATCCTGTTTAACCTGGCCGTGGGCGGCAACTGGCCGGGCAGCCCGGACGGCTCCAGCAGTTTCCCGCAGCGGATGTATGTGGACTATGTGCGGGTCTATCAGTAA